From the Ruminiclostridium josui JCM 17888 genome, one window contains:
- the glpK gene encoding glycerol kinase GlpK: MHKRFILSLDQGTTSSRAVIFDSLNGNIAGIKSVPLQQFYPQPGWVEHDAEDIFRDQMAAITGAIKMAGISIDSIACIGITNQRETVVVWDKNTGKPVHRAIVWQCRRSSEICDSLKMAGLRDKIKCKTGLVIDAYFSGTKIKWILDNVKGAKERAQRGELLAGTIDSWLIWNLTGGRKHITDYSNASRTMLYNINDLKWDEELLEELGIPACMLPEVVPSSGVCAYSNEKILGAQIPISGIAGDQHASLFGQACFKQGDAKNTYGTGCFILMNTGKRLVASKNNLLTTIAWGIDNQVEYALEGSVFNAGAAIQWLRDELGIIKTANESDIEAKKVPDTGGVYVVPAFTGLGAPYWDMYARGTILGITRGTNRRHIIRATLESIAYQSRDVLEAMELDSGIELNALKVDGGASASDFLMQFQADILNIPVQRPVIRETTALGSAFLAGYGIGIWTSKEEIEKAWKLDKTYMPIENIEYFNSLYKKWKIAVEKSMKWDI; this comes from the coding sequence ATGCACAAGAGATTTATTTTATCACTTGATCAGGGAACTACCAGTTCCAGAGCAGTAATATTCGACAGCTTGAACGGCAATATAGCTGGAATAAAGAGCGTACCTTTGCAACAGTTTTATCCTCAGCCTGGATGGGTTGAACATGATGCTGAAGATATTTTTAGAGACCAGATGGCTGCTATAACCGGAGCAATAAAAATGGCAGGCATAAGCATTGACTCAATTGCCTGCATCGGTATCACAAACCAGAGAGAGACTGTAGTTGTATGGGACAAAAACACAGGAAAACCCGTACATAGAGCCATTGTTTGGCAGTGCAGAAGAAGTTCCGAAATATGCGACAGTTTAAAGATGGCTGGATTGAGAGATAAAATAAAGTGTAAAACAGGGTTGGTAATAGATGCATATTTTTCTGGAACCAAAATCAAATGGATTCTGGATAATGTTAAGGGAGCAAAGGAAAGAGCTCAAAGGGGAGAGTTACTTGCCGGGACCATAGATTCATGGCTCATATGGAATTTGACTGGAGGTCGGAAGCACATCACCGATTATTCAAATGCCTCCAGAACCATGCTATATAATATAAATGATTTAAAATGGGATGAAGAACTGCTGGAAGAACTGGGAATACCGGCTTGTATGTTGCCGGAGGTAGTTCCATCATCAGGAGTATGTGCATATTCCAACGAAAAAATTCTGGGCGCCCAAATACCCATTTCCGGAATAGCCGGGGACCAGCATGCCTCTCTTTTCGGACAAGCCTGCTTTAAACAGGGTGATGCAAAAAATACATATGGTACAGGCTGTTTCATTCTGATGAATACTGGAAAGAGGCTTGTAGCTTCAAAAAATAACCTTCTCACTACAATTGCATGGGGTATAGATAATCAGGTTGAGTATGCACTTGAAGGTAGTGTATTCAATGCCGGAGCAGCTATTCAATGGCTAAGAGATGAACTTGGCATAATAAAAACTGCAAATGAAAGTGATATAGAGGCAAAAAAAGTTCCTGACACCGGAGGGGTGTACGTTGTTCCTGCATTTACGGGATTAGGGGCACCGTACTGGGATATGTATGCACGGGGTACGATTCTTGGGATAACCCGAGGTACGAACAGGAGGCATATAATTAGAGCCACTCTTGAATCTATAGCATATCAAAGCCGGGATGTACTAGAAGCTATGGAACTGGATTCGGGGATAGAGCTAAATGCACTCAAAGTTGACGGAGGTGCAAGTGCAAGCGACTTTCTTATGCAGTTTCAGGCAGATATACTGAATATACCTGTTCAAAGGCCTGTAATAAGGGAAACAACAGCTTTAGGCTCTGCATTTTTGGCGGGATATGGTATTGGTATATGGACTTCCAAGGAAGAGATAGAAAAAGCGTGGAAGCTTGACAAGACATACATGCCAATAGAAAACATAGAATACTTTAACAGTTTATATAAGAAATGGAAGATAGCGGTTGAAAAATCAATGAAATGGGATATATAG
- a CDS encoding glutamate-5-semialdehyde dehydrogenase: MDIRQLCENAGNASVKMAELSGEVKNNALSKIADALLANSKRIIEANQHDLLRSEKENLASPLLKRLKFDEKKLNDVVEGIKSLKALEEPVGKTIISNMLDDGLELFKVTCPIGVIGIIFESRPDALVQISTLCLKSGNCVLLKGGSEAKETNQVLTEVIEEATVAAGLPKGWISLLESRDDVNEMLKMDEYIDLLIPRGSNEFVRYIMDNSRIPVMGHADGICHVYVDSGADLEMAKKITVDSKTQYVAVCNATETLLVDRAVAKEFLPALKAEFDKKNVEIFGDEETVKIIEVKPASDQDWATEYLDYIISIKIVSGVDEAIKHINTYGSGHTDSIVTKDKTTAIKFMNLVDSGNVFWNASTRFSDGFKYGFGAEVGISTSKLHARGPVGLDGLLSYKYMLIGNGQIVDDYATNKKQFKHVRINKQIEDI, from the coding sequence ATGGACATAAGACAATTATGTGAAAATGCCGGTAATGCATCTGTAAAAATGGCGGAACTTAGCGGAGAAGTTAAGAACAATGCACTTTCGAAAATAGCTGATGCACTACTTGCAAACAGTAAAAGAATTATAGAGGCAAATCAGCATGACCTTTTAAGAAGCGAAAAGGAGAATTTGGCTTCACCGCTTCTTAAAAGGCTTAAATTTGATGAAAAGAAATTAAACGATGTAGTTGAAGGAATTAAAAGTCTCAAGGCTCTTGAAGAACCGGTAGGTAAAACCATAATTTCAAATATGCTGGACGATGGCCTTGAGCTGTTCAAAGTAACCTGCCCAATAGGGGTTATAGGTATTATATTTGAATCAAGGCCAGATGCACTTGTGCAGATATCAACTCTTTGTCTTAAAAGCGGAAACTGTGTACTTCTTAAAGGCGGTTCTGAGGCAAAAGAAACAAATCAGGTTCTGACAGAAGTTATAGAAGAAGCTACCGTAGCAGCCGGACTTCCTAAAGGATGGATAAGCCTTCTGGAGAGTAGGGACGATGTTAATGAAATGCTGAAAATGGACGAATATATTGACCTGCTAATTCCAAGAGGATCAAACGAGTTTGTTCGTTATATAATGGATAATTCAAGAATACCCGTAATGGGCCATGCAGATGGTATTTGCCATGTATATGTGGACTCTGGTGCAGACTTGGAAATGGCAAAGAAAATCACAGTAGATTCAAAAACTCAGTATGTTGCAGTGTGCAATGCAACAGAAACTCTTTTGGTTGACAGGGCAGTGGCAAAGGAGTTTCTACCGGCATTAAAGGCTGAATTTGATAAAAAGAATGTTGAAATATTCGGAGATGAAGAAACAGTCAAAATCATTGAAGTTAAGCCTGCCAGCGACCAAGACTGGGCGACAGAGTATCTAGATTATATTATATCAATAAAGATAGTTTCCGGTGTGGATGAAGCTATAAAACATATCAATACTTATGGCTCAGGACATACTGATAGCATAGTTACAAAGGATAAAACGACAGCAATTAAATTTATGAATCTTGTTGATTCTGGAAATGTTTTTTGGAATGCATCCACAAGGTTTAGCGATGGCTTTAAATATGGTTTTGGTGCCGAGGTAGGAATTAGCACAAGTAAACTTCATGCCAGGGGCCCTGTAGGTTTGGACGGTTTGTTAAGCTATAAATACATGCTGATTGGAAACGGACAGATTGTGGATGATTATGCTACAAACAAAAAGCAATTCAAACATGTAAGAATAAATAAACAGATTGAAGATATATAA
- a CDS encoding RidA family protein, translating to MNLEIVSTDKAPAAIGPYSQAVKCGNVIYTSGAIPVDPVSGNVVAGGAAQQAEQAIKNLAEVLKGAGAGLENVVKTTVFIKDMNDFAVINEVYKKFFMDNYPARSCVEVARLPKDVLIEIECIAAL from the coding sequence ATGAATTTGGAGATTGTTTCAACTGATAAGGCACCTGCCGCAATAGGCCCGTATTCACAAGCTGTTAAATGCGGAAACGTTATATACACCTCAGGAGCAATTCCTGTAGATCCGGTTAGCGGAAATGTTGTTGCTGGAGGAGCTGCTCAACAGGCAGAACAAGCAATTAAAAATCTTGCAGAAGTTCTGAAAGGAGCCGGTGCAGGTTTAGAGAATGTAGTAAAAACTACTGTTTTCATAAAAGATATGAATGATTTTGCAGTAATAAACGAAGTATATAAAAAGTTCTTTATGGACAATTATCCTGCAAGGTCATGCGTAGAGGTTGCAAGACTTCCAAAGGACGTATTAATAGAGATAGAATGTATTGCGGCATTATAG
- a CDS encoding L,D-transpeptidase family protein, whose protein sequence is MVKKLLLLGTLIIAILFESTALCVAVNAKDKNQYPGVSQSAVKIDTAILDKTLDTQKKQQEAQKKKEEAEKLQKKVAQLQKDITASTYLKYIKQLGYYKKASKSDETLNIRNALLLFQSNHNMSVTGTYDTATKNMLVQRLSSKKFVYLDKVTKTPTKGKWITVNKTTRVLTLYEGTKVLKKYAVAVGNPASLTKSGKFIVTSKLINPDWGGGGFAAPVKGGTPENPLGSRWLGINRTDGSYGIHGTNSFYSIGKYISHGCIRMSNYCVEELYPLVPMKAPVWVGSQTELKNWGITQPLFKQQV, encoded by the coding sequence ATGGTTAAAAAACTTTTATTGCTTGGTACACTAATTATTGCCATACTATTTGAAAGTACAGCCCTTTGCGTTGCAGTAAACGCAAAAGATAAAAACCAGTATCCCGGAGTATCACAGTCAGCAGTAAAAATTGATACAGCCATACTGGATAAAACACTGGATACTCAAAAAAAGCAGCAGGAAGCTCAAAAGAAAAAAGAAGAAGCAGAAAAGTTACAGAAAAAAGTTGCCCAGTTACAAAAAGATATTACAGCTAGTACATATTTAAAATACATTAAGCAGCTTGGCTACTATAAAAAAGCCTCTAAAAGTGATGAAACCCTGAATATTAGAAATGCGCTTCTTCTATTTCAGAGCAACCATAATATGAGTGTAACCGGTACATATGACACAGCAACGAAAAATATGCTTGTACAAAGATTGTCCAGTAAAAAGTTTGTTTATCTCGACAAGGTTACAAAAACCCCCACTAAAGGAAAGTGGATTACCGTAAACAAAACCACAAGAGTTCTGACATTATATGAAGGTACAAAGGTCTTAAAAAAGTATGCCGTTGCAGTGGGTAACCCCGCTTCCCTTACGAAGTCCGGCAAATTTATTGTAACCAGTAAACTGATAAACCCTGATTGGGGTGGAGGAGGATTTGCAGCCCCCGTAAAAGGAGGAACTCCTGAAAACCCACTTGGAAGCAGATGGCTTGGAATAAACAGAACCGACGGTTCCTATGGAATACACGGCACAAATTCCTTTTATTCAATTGGAAAATACATATCACACGGCTGTATAAGAATGTCTAATTACTGTGTAGAAGAACTGTATCCTCTTGTTCCTATGAAAGCACCTGTCTGGGTAGGTTCTCAGACCGAGTTAAAGAACTGGGGTATAACTCAGCCCCTATTCAAGCAGCAGGTCTAG
- a CDS encoding ABC transporter substrate-binding protein, with protein sequence MKKGLLKRIFCLLIVATIGISIAGCGGGETMKRIEKTGKLVVGTSGDYAPYEYHMMVDGKDTIVGIDISIAEEIAKDLGVQMEIVDTDFNGLLSALNTKKVDIVIAGMNPDEKRKKSVDFSKIYYEAKQGVMVRAEDKDKYKTIADLKDKKVGAQLGTTQEKIVKEQIEGANLVSLGKIPDLVMELKNKKIDALVVELPVANGYVKNNNDLALTDIPVEDDTGGAAVAVKKGNSNLVEQINKTLDRLMKDGLIDKFVQEANEKNVTAE encoded by the coding sequence ATGAAGAAAGGATTATTAAAGAGGATATTCTGCTTGCTTATTGTTGCAACTATCGGAATATCCATTGCAGGCTGTGGTGGCGGAGAAACAATGAAGAGAATAGAAAAGACTGGTAAACTTGTTGTAGGTACAAGTGGAGATTATGCACCGTATGAATATCATATGATGGTAGATGGAAAGGATACTATAGTAGGAATTGATATTTCTATTGCTGAGGAGATTGCAAAAGATTTGGGAGTACAGATGGAAATTGTTGATACTGATTTCAACGGATTGTTATCAGCACTTAACACTAAAAAGGTGGATATTGTAATAGCAGGTATGAATCCTGACGAAAAGAGAAAAAAATCAGTTGATTTTTCAAAGATTTATTATGAAGCAAAGCAAGGTGTAATGGTAAGAGCTGAAGACAAGGACAAATATAAAACCATTGCAGATTTAAAGGATAAAAAAGTTGGTGCACAGTTGGGAACTACACAGGAGAAAATAGTAAAAGAACAGATTGAAGGTGCAAATCTTGTATCTTTAGGCAAGATTCCTGATTTGGTGATGGAATTGAAGAATAAAAAGATAGATGCACTGGTAGTTGAACTTCCGGTAGCAAACGGTTATGTTAAAAACAACAACGATTTAGCATTAACTGATATACCTGTAGAGGATGATACAGGAGGAGCTGCTGTAGCAGTTAAAAAAGGTAATTCCAACTTAGTTGAGCAGATAAACAAAACTCTTGACAGACTTATGAAAGACGGATTAATAGACAAATTTGTACAGGAAGCTAACGAAAAGAATGTAACAGCAGAATAA
- the asd gene encoding aspartate-semialdehyde dehydrogenase, whose amino-acid sequence MSKLKVGIIGGTGMVGQRFISLLENHPWFEVVSIAASEKSAGKKYEEAVGNRWKMSTPMPESVKNIVIKNATEQVKEICDEVDFVFSAVDMKKDEIKKLEEEYAKNETPVVSNNSAHRWTPDVPMLIPEINADHVKAIDAQRKRLGTKYGFIAVKPNCSIQSYVPALSPLLKYGIKNVVATTYQAISGAGKNFTDWPEMIDNVIPYIGGEEEKSEQEPLKIWGKVENGEIVKASSPLITTQCIRVPVTDGHLAAVFVSFENKPSKEEILELWKNFKGEPQLLDLPSAPKQFIRYFEEDNRPQTKLDRDAENGMGITVGRLREDTLYDYKFVCLSHNTVRGAAGGGVLMAEYLKSQGYIHAK is encoded by the coding sequence ATGTCTAAGCTAAAAGTTGGTATAATCGGCGGTACTGGAATGGTCGGACAAAGATTTATTTCACTTCTTGAAAACCATCCATGGTTTGAAGTTGTTTCCATTGCTGCTAGTGAAAAATCTGCCGGAAAAAAATACGAAGAAGCAGTAGGTAATAGATGGAAGATGTCTACGCCTATGCCTGAAAGCGTTAAGAATATTGTAATAAAAAATGCAACAGAACAAGTTAAAGAAATATGTGATGAAGTAGATTTTGTTTTCTCTGCAGTTGATATGAAAAAAGATGAGATTAAGAAGCTAGAGGAAGAATATGCCAAAAATGAAACCCCTGTAGTTTCCAATAACTCAGCACACAGGTGGACTCCTGACGTTCCTATGCTTATACCTGAAATCAATGCAGATCATGTAAAGGCAATAGATGCTCAGAGAAAAAGACTAGGAACAAAATATGGGTTCATTGCCGTTAAGCCAAATTGCTCAATTCAAAGCTATGTTCCTGCTCTTTCTCCATTATTGAAATACGGTATTAAAAATGTAGTTGCTACTACTTACCAGGCAATATCCGGTGCAGGAAAGAATTTCACTGACTGGCCTGAGATGATTGACAATGTAATACCTTATATCGGCGGAGAAGAAGAAAAAAGTGAACAGGAACCTTTGAAAATCTGGGGTAAAGTTGAAAACGGAGAAATCGTAAAGGCTTCCTCTCCCCTTATAACTACACAGTGTATAAGAGTACCTGTAACTGACGGTCATCTAGCTGCAGTATTTGTTTCCTTTGAAAACAAGCCTTCAAAAGAAGAGATACTTGAGTTATGGAAAAACTTCAAAGGTGAACCTCAACTACTGGATTTACCAAGTGCACCAAAGCAGTTTATAAGATATTTTGAAGAAGACAACAGACCTCAAACCAAATTAGACAGAGATGCTGAAAACGGAATGGGTATAACTGTGGGAAGACTTCGTGAAGACACCTTATATGATTACAAATTTGTTTGTCTCTCACATAATACTGTTCGAGGAGCTGCAGGCGGTGGTGTACTCATGGCAGAGTACCTAAAGTCCCAAGGATATATTCATGCAAAATAA